A region of Colletotrichum higginsianum IMI 349063 chromosome 10, whole genome shotgun sequence DNA encodes the following proteins:
- a CDS encoding Short-chain dehydrogenase/reductase — MAITPWVTAKPAFDQSKDMPNLEGKFILVTGGTNGLGKQAVLEFARHKPAQLWLAARNPTVAEQTIKEIRMEVPDAPIQYVQLDLASFASIRSAFNTFQEKSKRLDILMLNAGITAAPCGLTDDGYEIQFGTNYLGGVLLTKLLLPTLLATAKEPGADIRVVFLGSEAASMAPSEGILFNSLKTELEKEGTWVRYGQSKLAVILHARELASRNPELKVSAVHPGFVDTNWAESWKSSSFFLQALYPLMRMASIGVEDGVRNQLWASVSPDVISGTYYVPIGQPRPKDGALVNNALGARLWEWTEAEIEGLH; from the coding sequence ATGGCTATCACTCCATGGGTTACGGCAAAGCCGGCATTTGACCAATCAAAGGATATGCCTAACCTCGAAGGCAAGTTCATTCTCGTAACTGGTGGGACCAACGGGCTGGGCAAACAGGCCGTCCTGGAATTCGCCCGCCACAAACCGGCACAGCTCTGGCTCGCAGCACGAAACCCCACCGTCGCAGAGCAAACAATCAAGGAAATTCGAATGGAAGTACCAGATGCGCCTATACAATACGTCCAACTTGACTTAGCGTCTTTCGCCTCCATCCGGAGCGCCTTTAACACCTTCCAAGAGAAGTCGAAACGACTCGACATCCTCATGCTCAATGCCGGCATCACTGCGGCGCCCTGCGGGTTAACTGACGATGGCTACGAGATCCAATTCGGTACCAACTACCTCGGGGGCGTACTTCTTACCAAGCTATTACTGCCAACCCTGCTTGCTACCGCCAAGGAGCCTGGCGCAGATATTCGTGTTGTCTTCCTCGGGTCTGAAGCAGCCTCAATGGCCCCTTCAGAGGGCATTCTCTTCAACTCACTCAAGACAGAGCTTGAGAAAGAGGGTACATGGGTCAGATACGGCCAGAGTAAACTTGCGGTCATCCTGCATGCGCGTGAGCTGGCGAGCCGAAACCCCGAGCTCAAAGTCTCCGCTGTTCACCCCGGTTTCGTGGACACCAACTGGGCAGAGTCATGGAAAAGCTCAAGCTTCTTCCTTCAGGCTCTTTATCCGCTCATGAGGATGGCGTCGATTGGGGTGGAGGACGGAGTACGGAATCAACTGTGGGCATCAGTATCCCCAGATGTAATAAGCGGAACTTACTACGTGCCAATTGGGCAGCCTAGGCCTAAAGATGGAGCTTTGGTGAACAATGCACTCGGAGCTAGATTGTGGGAATGGACAGAAGCGGAGATAGAGGGTTTGCATTAA
- a CDS encoding Ergosterol biosynthesis ERG4/ERG24 family protein yields the protein MKSLEVLLSADSTFAIVKKGYTRSLIQPSILETSQHSTWGRSSSGSLMRSIGSVLLILFAPTLVVCSYITLSTFHGSFYEFFFATLQGGFLSVVWSNRPRFSLEATGAFLLWVAFQGILFRHLPGPKHNGQRSPAGHLLTYRTNGLRAWIVTHALAVALCWYGVLDPAFIPKNWGGLVAVMNAAGMLLSALAFIKAHFRPSHADDRKFSGSIAYDFYMGIELNPRIWGDFDLKLFTNGRPGIIAWTLIDLSNIAYQYQTYGRVDTSIVYVTILHAIYVLDFFANESWYLRTIDIAHDHFGFYLAWGSFVWLPTMYTIQAQYLGLYPTPTSTVYQLAVFSIGVAGYIIFRSVNSQKDRVRRYNGRCFIWGKPAKYIVAAYKTSDGQSHKSLLLCSGWWGWSRHANYLGDLLLSSAMCALVGSSKILVWFYAIFMTILLVHRCKRDEARCSKKYGAVWDAYCREVRWRILPGVW from the exons ATGAAGTCACTCGAAGTTCTCTTATCAGCAGACTCTACCTTTGCGATCGTAAAGAAGGGATACACTCGATCTCTTATTCAGCCTTCCATCTTGGAAACCTCGCAACACTCGACCTGGGGTCGCTCAAGTAGTGGGTCCTTGATGCGATCCATAGGTTCTGTTCTTCTGATTCTTTTTGCTCCGACACTGGTTGTGTGTTCATACATAACGCTTTCCACGTTCCATGGCTCGTTTTACGAATTCTTTTTCGCAACTCTCCAAGGTGGATTCCTTTCTGTTGTGTGGTCGAATCGACCACGGTTCAGTCTTGAAGCGACTGGAGCCTTCCTTCTATGGGTTGCGTTTCAAGGCATCCTCTTTCGGCATCTTCCTGGGCCAAAACACAATGGGCAACGAAGCCCGGCTGGTCACCTATTGACGTATCGCACAAACGGATTGCGGGCTTGGATCGTCACTCACGCTTTGGCCGTTGCTCTTTGCTGGTACGGCGTTCTAGACCCTGCTTTCATCCCAAAGAACTGGGGAGGTCTTGTGGCTGTGATGAATGCAGCTGGCATGCTGTTGTCAGCGTTAGCATTCATCAAAGCCCATTTTAGGCCAAGCCACGCAGATGATCGGAAGTTCAGCG GATCCATAGCGTATGACTTCTATATGGGCATCGAGCTAAACCCAAGAATTTGGGGAGACTTTGACCTTAAGCTCTTTACCAACGGTAGACCTGGCATCATAGCATGGACACTCAT AGATTTGTCCAATATTGCCTATCAATATCAAACATACGGCCGTGTGGACACATCAATAGTATACGTCACGATTTTGCACGCGATCTACGTCCTAGATTTCTTCGCGAATGAATCATGGTACCTACGTACCATTGATATAGCACATGACCATTTCGGTTTCTACCTAGCATGGGGTTCTTTCGTTTGGTTACCGACAATGTACACCATTCAGGCACAGTACCTTGGACTTTACCCGACACCAACGTCGACGGTTTATCAATTAGCGGTCTTCTCCATCGGAGTTGCCGGCTACATCATCTTCCGTTCTGTCAACAGCCAGAAAGACAGAGTGCGTAGGTACAATGGCCGGTGCTTTATCTGGGGAAAGCCGGCAAAGTACATTGTCGCAGCGTACAAGACGTCAGATGGCCAAAGTCACAAAAGCCTCCTTCTCTGCAGCGGGTGGTGGGGCTGGTCACGGCATGCCAACTACCTGGGGGATCTGCTTCTGAGCAGTGCCATGTGTGCCCTTGTGGGGTCTTCCAAGATTTTGGTCTGGTTTTACGCGATTTTTATGACGATTCTGCTGGTTCATAGATGCAAACGGGACGAGGCGAGGTGCTCCAAGAAGTACGGGGCGGTGTGGGACGCGTACTGTCGAGAGGTTCGGTGGCGGATTCTCCCTGGTGTCTGGTAA
- a CDS encoding Cytochrome P450 monooxygenase, whose protein sequence is MSTSHFYDGALATGAAQVAFLAAFISIIILIPAQKDTARLMGVLILALLTFGLQTGVCGWCANPHWRSAAVPLFWIQFMSASELILVRKRGGTERSDATDTTKEMAEPAPSLAVQVRRSLSLLWSLRRIGTEWQVKGASGTGALQSGGTHGRLSFISKRLITTSAAYLVLSTMSQAPSPDPSLISSRKQALLQGLVDLSLDDVAFRIIGTISFWICTALINLIMYNSTCLASVFLGLSGPDECPPLYGSLTSSYSIRRFWGVTWHQCLRSGLTGHADIIVNFAFPFRQRMVSRYLRLFIAFFISGMIHHSSDIAMGIAPQEAGSLRFFLLQPIGIVLEDSIQGIACRWPALQLPHIFKPHLVLVLFSRSIAILFTSPITTLIASSSFNHIHRLNMAEKVGFEISKPVAVLLSPAFIAVLVTCAFLYYIYLKGFPKPLAGIPYNESAVGKFMGDLSEFQHARTHGEGFTVWMRDLASRHNSPLVQVFLGPFSAPALVLFDYRESYDIVARRTKEFDRCQRDAETMATILPEHHLSMMSADPRFKGNKELVKDLMTPWFLNEISAPEIHKNAISLVELWSLKAKWALDHPFDAHRDLQNSALDIIMAAAFGQADGSSVLWQHIIQEAGHRPVTVPSNPVEPVIFRNLELPAEYQATVDITHFMGRVVTSPFPTQQAWLLKKFTKVGDVFMAKDQFIKSRIQKAVSRLDGNGSAKDKVAKSALDYIVLREVAAAKKAGCKPMLDSKRIEDELLGYLVAGHETSASILSWTVKFLADNRKHQDTLRKHIQAVYANAMLEKRPPNEAELTKVPAPYLDAFLEEVLRLARTASILTRQAIADTTILGHFVPKGTNLFLFTQGASYVKPALDVDENRRNKTSQGAKMVREWPVNDVGEFRPERWLVCRSGKEFLDEEPLHSTQDWTLSGFEFNPQAGPMLTFGGGPRGCFGKRLAYMELRMVLALLVWNFQFKPCADELSTYDLRETITVEPRSCFVRLQKLE, encoded by the exons ATGTCGACCTCCCACTTTTACGATGGTGCGCTCGCGACTGGAGCAGCACAGGTTGCTTTCTTGGCGGCTTTCAtatccatcatcatcttgATACCTGCACAAAAAGACACGGCGCGCTTGATGGGTGTGCTCATTCTCGCTCTCTTGACCTTCGGTCTTCAAACCGGAGTCTGCGGGTGGTGCGCGAATCCCCACTGGCGCTCGGCGGCTGTGCCTCTCTTCTGGATCCAGTTCATGAGTGCCTCAGAGCTGATCCTGGTCAGAAAACGGGGCGGCACGGAGCGTTCTGATGCTACGGATACAACGAAAGAAATGGCCGAGCCCGCCCCGTCTCTCGCTGTCCAGGTCCGCAGATCCCTGTCTCTGCTCTGGAGCCTGAGACGAATCGGCACCGAGTGGCAGGTTAAAGGTGCTTCTGGGACCGGGGCTTTGCAGTCTGGGGGGACCCATGGCCGGCTTTCTTTCATCTCAAAGCGGTTGATTACGACGTCGGCAGCCTACCTAGTCCTGAGCACCATGTCGCAGGCCCCATCTCCGGACCCGAGTCTCATCAGCTCTCGAAAACAAGCGCTTCTGCAGGGTCTTGTGGACCTATCACTGGACGACGTGGCATTCCGCATAATCGGGACGATATCGTTTTGGATATGCACCGCCCTCATTAATCTGATCATGTACAACAGCACCTGTCTCGCCTCCGTTTTCCTCGGACTGAGCGGCCCGGACGAGTGCCCTCCACTTTACGGGTCATTGACCTCGTCATACAGTATTCGGCGGTTTTGGGG AGTCACATGGCATCAATGTCTTCGCAGTGGACTCACTGGACACGCTGACATCATTGTGAATTTTGCCTTTCCATTCCGGCAACGAATGGTCTCCCGATACCTGCGTCTGTTCatcgccttcttcatctctgGTATGATACACCACAGTTCCGACATTGCGATGGGCATCGCACCGCAAGAAGCCGGCTCGTTACGCTTTTTCCTGCTCCAGCCCATTGGCATCGTTTTGGAAGATTCGATCCAAGGTATTGCCTGTCGATGGCCGGCCCTGCAACTGCCGCACATCTTCAAG CCGCACCTGGTCTTGGTTTTGTTTAGTCGGTCAATTGCCATTCTTTTCACTTCACCAATCACTACCCTCATCGCCAGTAGCAGCTTCAATCACATCCACAGGCTTAACATGGCTGAGAAAGTCGGTTTCGAGATAAGCAAGCCGGTAGCTGTACTTCTGTCGCCAGCGTTCATCGCCGTGCTTGTTACTTGCGCATTTCTATATTACATATACCTGAAGGGGTTTCCCAAGCCTCTTGCAGGCATTCCTTACAACGAAAGTGCTGTAGGCAAGTTCATGGGTGATCTCTCTGAATTCCAACATGCTAGGACACACGGGGAGGGTTTTACGGTATGGATGCGTGATCTAGCCTCACGGCACAACTCCCCACTGGTTCAAGTGTTTTTGGGTCCCTTTTCAGCACCGGCTCTCGTGTTGTTTGACTATCGCGAGAGCTACGACATCGTCGCTCGACGAACCAAGGAGTTTGACCGTTGTCAGAGGGACGCGGAAACAATGGCAACCATTCTGCCTGAGCATCATCTCTCGATGATGTCGGCTGATCCGAGATTTAAAGGAAACAAAGAGCTGGTCAAAGACTTGATGACACCATGGTTTCTGAACGAG ATTTCTGCGCCGGAAATTCACAAGAACGCCATCTCTCTTGTTGAGTTGTGGAGCCTCAAGGCCAAGTGGGCACTCGACCATCCATTCGATGCCCACCGCGACCTGCAGAATTCGGCTTTGGACATCATTATGGCGGCTGCCTTTGGGCAGGCTGATGGTAGCAGCGTCCTATGGCAGCATATCATCCAGGAAGCGGGCCACCGACCTGTGACTGTGCCATCAAACCCAGTAGAGCCAGTGATTTTTCGAAATCTCGAACTGCCAGCGGAGTATCAAGCAACGGTTGACATTACCCACTTCATGGGGCGAGTTGTCACTTCGCCTTTCCCAACTCAACAAGCCTGGTTGCTGAAGAAGTTTACCAAAGTGGGAGACGTCTTTATGGCAAAGGATCAGTTCATCAAGAGTCGAATTCAGAAGGCAGTCTCTAGATTGGACGGCAATGGGTCTGCAAAGGACAAGGTTGCAAAGTCCGCCTTGGATTACATTGTTCTGCGGGAGGTTGCTGCCGCCAAGAAAGCCGGCTGCAAGCCAATGCTTGATTCCAAAAGAATTGAGGATGAG CTACTTGGTTACCTTGTTGCAGGGCATGAAACGTCTGCTTCTATCCTGTCGTGGACAGTCAAGTTTCTAGCCGACAACCGAAAGCACCAAGATACCCTGCGGAAACATATCCAAGCAGTGTATGCCAACGCTATGCTTGAGAAGAGACCTCCAAATGAGGCAGAGCTCACAAAAGTGCCTGCTCCCTACCTAGACGCTTTCCTCGAAGAGGTCCTGCGGCTTGCACGTACGGCTTCTATCTTGACCCGCCAGGCCATAGCTGACACGACGATTCTGGGACATTTCGTGCCGAAGGGCACCaacctcttcctcttcacaCAAGGAGCAAGCTATGTCAAGCCCGCGCTAGACGTAGATGAGAACAGACGGAACAAAACGTCACAGGGAGCTAAAATGGTGCGAGAATGGCCTGTAAATGACGTGGGCGAGTTCAGACCGGAACGCTGGCTAGTGTGTAGATCAGGCAAGGAGTTTTTGGATGAAGAACCGCTACATTCGACCCAGGACTGGACGCTTTCTGGCTTCGAATTCAATCCACAAGCTGGGCCAATGCTGACTTTCGGCGGTGGACCGAGAGGCTGCTTTGGAAAACGTCTCGCTTACATGGAGTTAAGAATGGTTCTTGCGCTGCTTGTATGGAACTTCCAATTCAAGCCATGCGCTGACGAGCTTAGCACCTATGACTTGCGGGAAACCATCACAGTTGAGCCAAGATCATGTTTTGTCAGGCTTCAAAAGCTTGAGTAG
- a CDS encoding Cytochrome p450 has translation MDSASLDVAKLHGLMYFPIIVSMTYLLLRLVEYLVLKPAPEEPPLVRSPVPFLGHIFGLLGYGVSYYAYLRAKTNLPILTLYLASQKTYIVNSPELISVISRRQKEIDGNIPFITIVYGKLFGFQHHDVSELLRNSMDKGSLRQAAHVIEHTLLAPNTAASKEVYTKIFNGLADHINKIGEGQQSIAIQQWLQQAFTLSTANALHGPNGPFAQSPDLVDTFWDFENGLKALTMGVLPSITASTPAAARRRLVDVSMEFFGDSFPADSACELVRRGREMAQEHNRGTEFMARYGLGLLTGFVINTVPATFWMVVRIAKDATLLAKVRKELSTVIKPSPHGKGSVTVDVSAIHSNCPLLMSICHETLRYISSSTGTFLVNQDVSIGDQFVLKKGAILQMAATAIHSNPAVWGPDAKSFDAERFLKPNKTHPAANRTFGGGSTLCPGRHLAVDEMLTFTAMFISTFDFMTASDPGGLPEQDDTNMLSVKKPKSDVLLTLQRRHGMEHEEWVFGDNTPGTL, from the exons ATGGACTCTGCATCTTTGGATGTAGCCAAACTACATGGCTTGATGTACTTTCCCATAATTGTCTCGATGACTTACCTGTTGTTACGGCTGGTCGAATACCTGGTCCTCAAGCCTGCTCCAGAGGAGCCGCCTCTGGTTCGGTCTCCCGTACCATTCCTGGGACACATCTTCGGTCTCCTAGGTTATGGTGTCTCCTACTATGCTTATCTAAG GGCCAAAACAAACTTGCCCATTCTCACCCTGTACCTGGCTTCTCAAAAGACGTACATTGTGAACTCGCCGGAGCTTATCTCTGTGATATCTCGCCGACAGAAGGAAATTGACGGAAACATCCCGTTTATCACCATTGTCTACGGCAAGCTGTTTGGCTTCCAACATCACGATGTTTCCGAGTTGCTACGCAATTCCATGGACAAGGGCTCGCTGAGGCAAGCTGCACACGTTATAGAACACACGCTGCTCGCACCAAACACTGCTGCCTCCAAAGAAGTGTATACGAAGATTTTCAACGGACTAGCAGATCACATCAACAAGATTGGCGAAGGCCAACAGAGCATCGCCATTCAGCAATGGCTGCAACAGGCCTTCACGTTGTCCACCGCAAATGCTCTCCATGGGCCAAACGGTCCTTTCGCTCAATCTCCTGATCTGGTGGATACATTCTG GGACTTCGAAAACGGGCTCAAGGCCTTGACTATGGGAGTGCTTCCATCTATCACTGCTTCAACTCCAGCAGCTGCACGCCGGCGGCTTGTTGATGTTTCAATGGAATTTTTCGGCGATTCCTTTCCGGCAGACTCTGCCTGCGAGCTCGTCCGCCGTGGCCGCGAGATGGCACAGGAACACAATAGAGGGACGGAGTTCATGGCCCGCTACGGCCTCGGCCTACTCACTGGATTCGTTATCAATACCGTACCGGCAACTTTCTGGATGGTGGTCAGGATTGCTAAAGATGCAACTCTTCTAGCCAAGGTTCGCAAGGAACTTTCAACAGTCATCAAGCCCTCCCCGCATGGCAAAGGCAGCGTGACGGTTGATGTATCGGCCATCCACTCGAACTGCCCGCTACTTATGTCAATCTGCCATGAAACTCTACGTTACATTAGCTCCTCGACAGGGACGTTCCTAGTTAACCAAGACGTGTCGATTGGAGATCAGTTCGTCCTCAAAAAGGGCGCTATCTTGCAGATGGCGGCCACCGCTATCCACTCCAACCCCGCCGTATGGGGTCCCGATGCGAAATCTTTCGACGCGGAGAGATTTCTCAAGCCGAACAAAACGCATCCTGCGGCCAATCGCACATTTGGCGGCGGAAGCACTTTGTGTCCCGGGAGACATCTCGCCGTAGACGAGATGTTGACGTTTACGGCGATGTTTATCTCCACATTTGATTTCATGACTGCTTCTGATCCAGGCGGCCTACCAGAACAGGACGACACCAATATGTTGTCTGTCAAAAAGCCCAAGTCCGATGTGTTGTTGACACTGCAGCGGAGGCACGGGATGGAGCATGAGGAATGGGTTTTTGGGGACAATACACCTGGGACTCTGTAA
- a CDS encoding Membrane protein, with protein MGLSLDLTETHISYYSVPVAYMLAFIPHVYANTIAGQNYDISEPRKLLETVAKGGTLEKKVYQRICRAKAAHDNAIETIGLFAAGVAVANLANTDKKFVNTLSLGYLGLRALYTLVYVKLQDNRKWAPVRSLIWVASMGVIFALWIQAGNAMN; from the exons ATGGGGCTATCTCTGGACCTTACCGAGACGCACATCTCATACTATTCG GTGCCTGTTGCTTATATGCTTGCCTTCATCCCACACGTCTACGCCAACACCATTGCGGGCCAGAATTATGACATAAGTGAGCCACGAAAACTCCTTGAGACTGTAGCAAAGGGTGGAACTCTGGAAAAGAAA GTCTATCAACGGATCTGCCGCGCCAAGGCTGCACATGACAACGCCATAGAGACGATCGGCCTCTTTGCCGCTGGGGTTGCAGTAGCCAATCTTGCAAATACGGACAAGAAGTTTGTGAATACGCTATCCCTTGGCTACCTAGGACTTCGAGCACTGTACACTCTTGTTTACGTGAAGCTTCAAGATAACCGGAAGTGGGCCCCGGTCAGAAGTTTGATCTGGGTTGCGAGCATGGGTGTCATCTTTGCTCTTTGGATTCAGGCGGGGAATGCGATGAATTGA
- a CDS encoding Prostacyclin synthase — protein sequence MSDTGGDKAVIEAGHGFSKAIIYAFLGLLFLLAMAIGRISTVSQDPREPPLLKPTIPVVGHIINMLYKGGGYYLELYKTSGGKLSTATLQIFGQKVYVIAAPSLAQAALRSRQLSFDPFVVQASDGLVRLSAKAKALFVDGTLLHAFSTTVSTATAPEPMRRMTATALATLAEDLNELAVGDDHQQKVPHLYHFLRNRIAVAATDSLYGRNTNPFREDGSLVDEIWIFDDALTYLFPNILPALIAPAGNSARERLQGTLVKYFEHYPHDSSFPPDTAEFTKLRARIIRDSGLDDTDLGRLEVGMVVAATTNSAPMFFWFLVSVISRPEVLARVRKEVEPLVQIEEGGKPESSAENASPLTGSIATLRASQLTDQTICPYLNAAHHETLRLFDSNTATRHVLEDTTLPDGTLLRAGGICHIPSGVGHRIPEVWGERDPEEFAPERWLEPQPRQMGSKGVSSRAAYWPFGGGKHLCPGRNFAINENITLLAALVMGFDFDGLNDATVPRCPIANLTGQSVPPPRKKVDVTIRRREGWEKVKWQLIN from the exons ATGTCTGACACAGGAGGTGACAAGGCAGTGATAGAGGCAGGTCATGGCTTTTCAAAGGCCATCATCTATGCCTTTCTTGGtctcctctttcttcttGCCATGGCAATAGGCAGAATTTCAACCGTCAGCCAGGATCCACGAGAACCACCGCTTCTGAAGCCCACAATTCCGGTCGTGGGCCACATCATCAACATGCTCTACAAAGGGGGAGGATATTACCTGGAACTTTACAAAACCTCTGGAGGCAAGCTGTCGACCGCTACATTACAAATATTCGGTCAAAAGGTGTATGTCATTGCCGCACCCTCCCTGGCGCAGGCGGCTCTGCGCAGTCGCCAACTGTCTTTCGACCCTTTTGTCGTCCAGGCGAGTGACGGTTTGGTGCGACTGAGCGCCAAAGCGAAAGCCCTCTTCGTGGATGGAACCCTTCTTCACGCTTTCTCGACCACTGTATCAACGGCGACTGCCCCGGAACCCATGCGTCGCATGACGGCGACAGCACTTGCAACACTGGCCGAAGATCTTAACGAGCTTGCGGTTGGGGACGATCATCAACAGAAAGTGCCTCATCTGTATCATTTTCTGAGGAATCGCATCGCGGTGGCCGCAACTGATTCGCTCTATGGAAGAAACACGAATCCCTTTCGAGAAGATGGGTCCTTGGTGGATGAAATCTG GATTTTTGATGACGCATTAACCTATTTATTCCCCAACATTCTTCCGGCATTAATAGCTCCAGCTGGCAACTCTGCAAGGGAACGGCTTCAAGGCACTCTTGTGAAGTACTTTGAACACTATCCACACGACAGCTCGTTCCCTCCGGACACGGCGGAGTTCACCAAGCTGCGAGCCCGCATCATCCGTGACTCGGGTCTTGATGACACTGATCTCGGGCGCCTTGAGGTGGGCATGGTTGTGGCTGCCACGACAAACAGCGCGCCCATGTTCTTTTGGTTTCTTGTGAGCGTCATCTCCCGGCCAGAGGTCCTAGCAAGAGTCAGGAAGGAGGTGGAGCCCCTGGTACAGATTGAAGAGGGTGGGAAGCCTGAAAGCTCTGCAGAGAACGCTTCACCTCTAACGGGTAGTATCGCCACCCTTCGCGCGTCTCAGCTCACCGATCAGACAATATGTCCATATCTCAACGCGGCGCATCACGAGACGTTGCGCCTTTTTGACTCCAACACCGCGACGCGGCACGTTCTTGAGGACACAACGCTCCCGGATGGGACCCTTCTTCGAGCTGGGGGTATCTGCCACATACCATCTGGTGTGGGGCATCGGATACCTGAAGTCTGGGGCGAGAGGGACCCTGAAGAGTTCGCCCCGGAGCGTTGGCTTGAACCTCAGCCCCGCCAGATGGGATCCAAGGGGGTCTCCTCGAGGGCTGCTTATTGGCCATTTGGAGGCGGAAAGCATCTCTGCCCAGGTCGCAATTTCGCAATCAATGAGAACATCACTCTCCTCGCAGCCTTGGTGATGGGATTTGACTTCGATGGTCTCAATGACGCCACGGTCCCCAGATGTCCTATCGCAAATCTTACTGGCCAGAGCGTTCCGCCTCCTCGGAAAAAAGTGGACGTCACGATTAGGAGACGGGAAGGCTGGGAAAAGGTCAAATGGCAGCTGATAAACTAG
- a CDS encoding Cytochrome P450, with protein sequence MSTYGNASTFMSSFNEVSWLGDRTLDQLSSGHKLLGTILIVLTLTWIFSHLTTKTNDLPMVNAPRFWEPRLLVQLSFLFKARKLVAEGLKLQRAFRILTDIGVITVLPSEFADEIRSDSRLSYPQVITENFHARFPGFEGFREGTTDATLSRDIARKHLTQSLDKVTGALAEECTAALKDHFPDVQVTKRAIDWQEINLREHVLLLVARLSSRVFLGEEVTRDSAWIKITTEYTTDAYVAAKILRLWPASLRPVVHWFLPCCIKLRRHVAKARTIIVATIEQRRQAKEAAVKSGSPVPVFNDVIEWLEQDSNEKTSNYDPVVAQLILSQAAIHTTTDLLTQAILEIAANPDIIPPLREEVSQIVCKSGWSKASLYEMKLTDSVLKESQRRKPLAMTFMHRLVLEDVTLSNGDRIPSGSVIGVSADKLWDPVVHENPEKFDGYRFVRMRDSADSKQANQAHLVSTSPNHLAFGHGKHACAGRFFAAHESKMALANLLLRHDWKLAPISANEKPVEFGLVLVANPKARICIRRRQNP encoded by the exons ATGTCAACTTATGGAAACGCATCGACGTTTATGTCGTCTTTCAATGAGGTGAGCTGGCTCGGTGACAGGACACTCGACCAACTGTCGTCTGGCCACAAGTTACTCGGGACCATCTTGATTGTCTTGACTCTAACATGGATTTTTTCCCACTTGACGACAAAAACAAACGACCTTCCAATGGTCAATGCTCCCAGGTTTTGGGAACCTCGGCTTCTGGTCCAACTGTCTTTTCTCTTCAAAGCAAGAAAGTTGGTGGCAGAGGGACTGAAGCTGCAGCGCGCATTCCGCATCCTGACTGACATTGGCGTCATCACGGTGCTACCATCAGAGTTCGCAGACGAAATCCGCAGCGACTCCCGACTGAGCTATCCTCAGGTCATAACGGAG AACTTTCATGCGCGTTTTCCCGGCTTTGAAGGGTTCCGCGAAGGCACCACAGATGCGACTCTGAGCCGTGACATTGCCAGAAAACATCTTACTCAATCACTTG ACAAGGTGACAGGCGCTCTTGCGGAAGAATGTACCGCTGCGCTGAAAGACCATTTCCCGGATGTGCAAG TAACCAAGCGAGCGATAGACTGGCAGGAGATCAACCTTCGCGAGCATGTGCTGTTGCTCGTGGCGCGCCTATCCTCACGCGTCTTTCTTGGGGAGGAAGTTACAAGAGATAGTGCGTGGATCAAAATCACGACAGAGTATACCACGGATGCCTACGTGGCTGCGAAGATACTTCGTCTGTGGCCAGCAAGTCTGCGTCCGGTTGTCCACTGGTTTCTGCCATGCTGTATCAAGCTGCGGAGACACGTCGCCAAAGCCAGAACCATCATCGTCGCGACCATCGAGCAACGCCGGCAGGCCAAAGAAGCTGCCGTCAAGTCTGGAAGTCCTGTCCCAGTTTTCAACGATGTCATAGAATGGCTTGAACAGGACTCCAATGAGAAGACGAGCAACTATGACCCTGTCGTGGCACAACTCATCTTATCTCAGGCAGCGATTCACACAACGACAGACTTACTGACACAAGCCATCCTCGAGATTGCCGCTAATCCGGACATCATACCGCCGCTGCGAGAGGAAGTCAGTCAAATAGTGTGCAAAAGCGGATGGAGCAAGGCATCACTCTACGAAATGAAGCTTACCGATAGCGTGCTAAAAGAGAGCCAGCGTCGGAAACCGCTTGCGATGA CTTTCATGCACCGTTTGGTCCTTGAAGACGTCACGCTTTCCAATGGGGACAGGATCCCAAGCGGGAGCGTCATCGGCGTGTCGGCGGACAAACTGTGGGATCCAGTCGTACATGAGAATCCGGAAAAGTTCGACGGATACCGATTCGTGCGCATGCGCGACAGCGCCGACAGCAAGCAGGCGAACCAGGCGCACCTTGTCAGCACCAGCCCGAACCACCTAGCTTTCGGCCATGGCAAACATGCGTGTGCCGGCCGCTTCTTCGCCGCACATGAGTCAAAGATGGCGCTTGCCAATTTGCTGCTGAGACACGATTGGAAACTTGCGCCGATCTCGGCTAACGAAAAGCCTGTCGAGTTTGGCCTGGTGCTTGTTGCGAATCCAAAGGCGAGGATATGTATTCGTAGACGACAAAACCCATGA